From the Glycine max cultivar Williams 82 chromosome 11, Glycine_max_v4.0, whole genome shotgun sequence genome, the window GGAATAATTTTTGCCAAGATTGTTCCTATTTGGCACAAGTAATGATCGTGAGTGCAGATAATAAGAATTTCTTTCTCTCAATACAGTTTATTTTGTATTCAAAATTAGGATTTAAATATTGAACTACTAATTAAATGACTCAAGTTGTTAATACTTATGTCAATTATTCGTTTCGTTCTAGgtaacaaatttatatattgatagttgtgaaaagaaaaaagttcacAAATTTATATTCAAAGTTTTACACaagccttttattttttttcaatgcaaaattattttcttatcatttgtTTCATggactaattaattatttttgagaatataagacaagaaaaaattaTCCCACTTTTATTATGAGATAATAAACAAATACCTCACTACATATGTATTATCTTAGTAACCATTGTCTCACTGTTCTCTTACTAATCACTACTTCAGTATTCTCTCATAGTTCATTCATGATacatgcttaattttttttcaatccatCAAATTTATTCATGACCAATTAATGTTTCCGCAATTTGATTTACCACCAATTTTATTTCTACATCTTATGatagtttttcattttcctcCTAGGCTCCTCTTTTAATAAAGCTATTGTTGATCACTGGTttctaaaaaagttatattttttacaacaaaaagTTTGACACAAGGTGTGGGAAAGGGGGAGGGGGCAAGGAATGTAACATCACTTTtgtaataagaatattttagtaattaattaattataatatatattttgatgacAAATTAACTCAaccaaatacatattttaattattactgaaaatataaaaataatctcaACCAGTTTTAATAGATagttaaacacattttttaataatactagAGAATAACATTCTCATGTTATATTTTTAGGGggaaaaatattcttaaaatgaaaaaaattatatgtgaaaCAAACACCCTTTTAGTTTTATGAATGAgttttatgtaattttctttaaaaaataaattaaatattagtatgaaatttatgtaactttcatttatgtttatatttgaGAATCCTTAGAACTTTTTTAAGTCGATAAAAAACTCAAGCAACCCTAATGACATCTCTTATGTGTTATTTGACTAGACCTAATAGGGTTATGTCTATTTTATTGAATGTGATTAGACTTAAGGGTTAGAGACATAATCATTTTGAAGAGTCCTCAAttgaatgaattttaagctctcAAACTTTGAACCTAAAAGAGTAAGCACTTACTATATTTTGTTAGTTTATCTAGACAATTCATGATTGTAGAAACAAATAACACAGGAAGGGAGTTGAATcgtatttttagaataattttttttttaaaaaaaaaaagcatgtttACCGTCTGATggaaaaaaaccaaaaacactTAGAGATTAGACTAAGTCAAACAATGATGATAATAGTTTTCTTTGTGAAACAAAATAggatataaaatcaaaataaattctaattcTTTGTCAGTTAAAGCGAAGGAGAGAAGCACGCAAAAAATTATACTCGTTCGTCTCAAACCCGAGACTATGTCCAATTTTTGACAACCACAAAATCTCTACTAACTTatcaaagttacaagtattgttTATTGTCGTTTCTGGTTTTTACACTTGCAAGTTCTATCCTAAGTTTAACTTAAACCTAGTATTTTTTGTGTTGGTTCTAAGAAAATCAACAAGATTTGTTAGAAGTTTGCAcactaactaaaaatatatgattgtaTTACATATGGATATATCACTCAACAATTTTAATCGTTTCTCTCAATGTATATAAGATATTTTGAGAGTTTTGTATATTTACGAGAGTTTATAGAAAaactttataagaaaaaatgaaagaataaattCATTAGATTGTTCGTATCTTGTTTCTTTAAAGTTTATTATGTATATATTCTTCATTTTTAGGTATTTGTTGTATTACAACGGTTGGATTTTTCGCTCTAATCTTTGTCTAAAGTCTTGAGTTTATTGGAATATTTAATGTTTGCATTAAATGTATGCCCCTTCTTCATACATGCTAAGAGGATAGTGTGTCTTGTACTTATCAGTAAAGTTACTTGTTTAATCATAACATGCATGCAATAACATAGTGCATCTTTTGATGAGGATCAACGTCTTCTAAATTCTGGACTTTATTTATTCTTCAGAGGACTTTAACAACTTTTAGGAAAATTTTCCTGCATGAAAGAATCCCAAACTCAAAGTATTAATGAAAGTCTTAAATGCACTACTTAAATGGTACATCAAATCATCTTGCAAGTGTTTGCTAAAAACTTCATACTCACACATATCAATTATGATCTAATAGTACATCAAACacaacttttatcatttgtatttatttacatttaattaaaataattagaaatctTGATTTGTCTTTAAGACATAAATGCCTTTTGACTTAATAATAATCTCTTAAACAGTTAAGCCTAAAAAGTGTCAACACTTAATGAGTTAGTTTGCTTAaacttatatgttaaaaaaactatttattttaataaaataaacaatttttttattgtgtttatcTAAACTACTTatgtttaaagaataataattttctacttattttaaaaagtaaatcctatatatttcttaaaaaaacacttgcataaaaatgcttattttaaagttatttttaaaaatttaaataaacttccTCAATTATGTTGTTTTATCAAGTGTTGAGCCTAAATGAATAAGTATTTGTTATACTCTGTCGATCTATCCAAACAACTCAATATCTTAAACATGATTTATTACTTTTTCAACGGATTTTCAAACGTTATAGACgaataaagttgattttttcttcttctgaataTCAAGTTGAATTACCAGTAATAGATCGGAGaagaataagttttatttgttttactttgttaaaaagatgtttttctttaatattctaCGGAAatataaatctttatttttttaaaataaaataattttaatgcacGTTACGttcataattgtaattattaaaatattttcatttttcgtaaataatgTACTTTAATATCCTACTCttccgtaaaaaaaaaatatatccttAGAGTCCTTCACTTCTCCTCACGTTCagagtaattaaataatttttaggttGACGTTAGCGAGCGCCACTGCAGTCttttaagaacaaaaacaaaaaatcaccaCAAAATTAGCTGGCACGGAATCATAAGGTAGACAAGAAAAACAACTTCTCTGACAATTATGCATTTGTGTCAACATATTCTTAAACTTTATGTCTAATTGGATGTGTGTTAatgttttcatatttaaaaaggCATACAAATTCCACGAATCAAACAAATTGCTTGCATCCAACTCTTGGCTACTTCTACGAAGCTGACACGGGAACAGAACATTTTGTGatcaataaaacttattaacttaaccaaaagtcaTATTACAATTTTTGAAGTTCTATGCACTTAGTAGTGTTTCACAATTTCACCTTCGTCACTAAGAACTTGAGACTACTTAGCTCAACCAGAGTTACATGAAAGCGAAGATTTATCTCACCTTCGAAAAACTCTTTCAAATTATGCTAGATAGTTTCCTATTGTTTATTCAGCGTTTGATGAgggtgttaatttttttttcttccaaatgagGGATTAATTCGAATAAGTCTACTCATTTGAGTTTATCTGTTTcttttataatgtattttgagTTGATCTGATGTGGACTGAGTCAAATTTTGATGGATCGCATAACAGATATCGTTGACCCAACTCATTCTtatgcattaaaaaatattttctatgaataatttaaaatgattgattactttaattgataaatgttgtaaaaaaataaataaaagtctgATAATTATAGTTAGTGCTTAGAGATGAAAATGGGATGAGGTAAGTTAGAATTTGTACGAGGATCTAAATCTGatttcttttctaaattaaactgtttatctaattttttttaatacttagtCTTAcccttttaaatatttgaatagttttaaaaagttcattttgtgataatttttaaaatagatttataatttttttaaaatatatttatagtcttaatcttatatataaaccattaacttcaatttttaaatgagctaataattatatataattaaaattttgaataagctaataaatcatgttttttttttttgttgttgtacaataacaacaacaaagttAGAATTTAGCACCCTTTTTTTATTAGGGAAACTTAGTACCACGTGTATActattgaatgttgaacctcttCACCACTACTAGACCAATCCTATTGAGTTATATAAATtgatacacttttttttataaaaaaaaactgattaaaATGAAGCGGATTTTGAGAGATTAAACGTggacatttttatatttataataactaaaaatatatttaatcctaATGGATTTTCTTGTGACTTAAATGTTAAAGTCtgtactttttaattaatcaactttttaaaacatgaatttaatttatttaataaatatgattaacataaatataagaTCAGCCATAAAAATCTATTTTCATCCTTAAATATAATGATTCATTGAAGTAATTTTAAGCAAAGGATTTCGTTGAAAGTTAGTATAACTCAGTTTAATTTCGTTGATCTAATCTATATTTTGATGGGTTATTTGAATTAGATTATTAAATTCAATCTATTTTAGcacttataattaatttttggcaCTTTGTTcaccctttttaaaaaaaaagaaaaaacaaaagttaattTCCGGTTGAATCCATGTGAAACTCGAGGGCGATATTCTTACATGTTAAGTGAAAAGATTATTTACTCTACAGTAactttatatcaataaaaaCATGCTCACATATTTTTCGTTCCAAAAAAGCCCCACacctataaaaataatatatttaagtttataattattgaatatatttgttcatGTCAGAGAACATCACGAAAAAATAATGGAAGACCCTAACTCAGAGTCTTCATTGAAATTTCCTTTTAACTTTGTTTAACCATGAACTTGAGGTTAGTCATGCAACTTGTCACTTATTTATACATGATGTCTCCCAACATCGTTGTCTACGTGTCCTGATTCCATTGACCTTCTTGGACACGCCTTTGTGTGTCCTTAAACTGGTCCCCCTCGTACATAATACAGAACATGTTTGTCGTGCCTCTAACATGTTAGGTTACAGGGGTCATCTGACCTTGTCGTCATGTCTCTGCAATACTTTACTTTACATATCACTTCCTATGTCATTCTTCCCCTTTGGTTGCGGTACTAATCGAGCATCGTGctactctcttggtggtgaccAGAGTCATGACTTAGCTAACTATCTTGGGTGTCCACGCTTCGGTCGCTTATAAGAGGTAGTCACCCCTATTCCAAAGTTGGCATTTTCGAGACTTTTGTCCGAATAGAGTACAACCCTTTAAGAATTGAACTTAATGACGTAAATGCTTAAGAGTGTGTCATTTCTTAACCATGTATTGACATTTTTGTGacttgttagaattaatgtctcatgtaaGAGACATGAAaattatgtagggactaataaataaataaataataattaaggactaaattgtaattggattaaataagaaatttttttagagatAACTTCTACTTGATGAGAGTAATGattataaaaagattaatatCCACTAATGTGAAACAAGGTTCTCTTCCTAATACAAAAATGTTCTCTTTAACCCATAGTTATCACGAACGTAGAGAGACAGAAATAACAGTCAAGAaaatataatcttatttttctcATCTTCCAATGAATCAATGTATACCAGACATAAGTCTCACTACGAAAAAAGGTACGCATTGTTTAcctattatttgtgagaatcatatattttaagatCTTATTGATTTCCTATAATTATTAATCTAAAAAAtcgttaaattttatattactgAGTGTATGGAGTACAACCCTCCAAGGCCGAAGCATGGAGCCTAATGACATAAATACTTAAGAGTGTGTTGTTCTTTAATCACGTGTGGGTTTTTTAAGACTTATGTTTGCATGGAATATAATCCTCAAAGCATTAAACCTAATGAGGTAAATGTTTAAGAGTGTGTCGTTCCTTAACCATATATGGATATTTTCGAGACTTCTATCTGAATGGAGTACAATATTGTTACTGTTTTTTTTACTCGATAATTCATTTATGTTGTTCCAAGTTGTGGTAGCTTGTGTGCATGGAAGGCATTATATTTGTAAACTAAACCTTTTGTAACAAACATGTAACAAGTTTAATGTTCAGTACTTCAGTAATCCTTTCACTGATAAATAACCTGGAAACGGAACAATAGAATGACAcatacaaattacaaaatacTCGCATGTTATTTAGAATGTCCAGCAATACTTATATAAAAGGACATGGACACGCATTTGAATGACAAATGAAACATTGGACAACCCTcccccacaaaaagaaaaaaaaatgacgaATGAAATGAAAACGTAGGTGAAAACTAGCAGGAGTTCAAgtaattattagtaattaacaAGCAGAAATGGAATGCCTCCTGTGGCTTAAAAGACACCAATAGCAGAAGGATACAAAGGCTTGGGCTGGTAAGAAAGAAAGTTGGGAACATACGTAGTGGTTCGTTTCTTAGGAGGATCCATGGAATCTATGGCTGGTTGATTCAAATACGCATATTTGCTTTTTGTCCACCTGCACATGTCACAATcgatgatgatattattttccacaacattaaataataatataaaaaagattcctatgataaaattatttataaaatggaaaatagaagaaaaaactttaaatttctataaattaaaatttttttataaatttaaaacatgatATGTTTTAGAATTAAAGTTATCGTATGCGCATCATTGTTGCTTTTATTTAGAGGAATTTTACCTAAAATGCTATTAATTGTCCGAGTGTATAAAATGACATCAGAAAAGCTTTTTTTAGGGAGGTGTCCCACCAGAGCAAATCCAAGGCGTGAAGCAATTTTTCTAGTCTAGATACATTGTTATTTGTTAGGATTCGTCCCATCTTTCAATTTCcgattttgtttatttcttttcctccaaTCAGCCATAAATTAGATATGCTAAAATATGCATGAGTTCAAAGTATTAGAAATAGAAGTCAATAAAAAAGATGCctagaattcaataaaatgCTCAATTATGACTgtgctttatttttatttttttcatcataaCCCCATACTCCCACATCAGCCACCGAATAAAAATAGCAACTTGCTGCATCTATCTAGAATGGCAATAACCTTCTTGcagaataaataatttgttttactataaatattttttatcaactagtttttttttatatatatatttcgtgTATTTATACAACTGTAGACTATAGACTATAGATAATAGAGCAGATATTTGGTGCAAGAAAGGAGTAGTAATTTACTAACCAATCCTTGATTCCGATGCGCACTTCTTGGTCCTTAGCAACTGTTTTGCAATAAGCATTTGTCCCTACGATCCACTTCACCGTTTCTTTCTCGGTTTCATCGTAGTCATTATTATCGGTCTTCAGAGACAACTCGAACCTCTCGTACTCTTGCTCCTGTAACACATCAACTTGCCAACttactaacaaataataatGTACACAGGGTAAACAACTTAATAAGATATGAGGAAGGAAGAACCATAACCATAATTATATCCATTCAGAACACATATTATTACACATAACCAATaattattcaccaaaaaaaaaaacacaaacataatTAATCGGCTTCACATCGTGAAAAAACATACATTAACTACGTGATGCAATTCACTGATCAAATAAATAAGCATCCTATATGAGGAGCTTAATTAAATGCTTTTAATAACGAAAATCTTTATTATGCGAATTATTGAAGTGAAGTTTCAATTTGAATCAGAGAACAAGGTCAAAGGTATTTATTAAAGAGTTGCATCAAAATTTTGTGAGTATTTATGAAACCTAAATTACCGTGAGAGTGCGTGCACGGAGTCTAGCCACAGCCTTGATAGCAGCAAGGAGGTGGTCCTCCTCCACGATCCTCTTTTGCCTCCAAAACTTGGCGATTTCTCGGTTTGTGACACTCTCTTCTGCTCTTGGTCTTGAGAAGACCCTGAATTTTGGAAGtggaggaggtggtggtggtggtggtggtgctagTGACCTTGGAACCACTTCTTGCTTCATTATTGTGACTCTGATGAAACTCGATCTGAGCTTTATTCACTTATTGTGACCAGCGTCTTCAGTTTGATCTGTTATATCAAAAAAAGTGGCGATTAATTCCAAGAGCAAGCTAACTCACAATCCAACCTACCTTTCTCCCCACACTACACCGATAG encodes:
- the LOC100306250 gene encoding uncharacterized protein LOC100306250, with product MKQEVVPRSLAPPPPPPPPPLPKFRVFSRPRAEESVTNREIAKFWRQKRIVEEDHLLAAIKAVARLRARTLTEQEYERFELSLKTDNNDYDETEKETVKWIVGTNAYCKTVAKDQEVRIGIKDWWTKSKYAYLNQPAIDSMDPPKKRTTTYVPNFLSYQPKPLYPSAIGVF